The following are encoded in a window of Castanea sativa cultivar Marrone di Chiusa Pesio chromosome 9, ASM4071231v1 genomic DNA:
- the LOC142608781 gene encoding uncharacterized protein LOC142608781: MDPDFIERMQRINLTAEESEIIQVCSRQRERLLEECSLSLFGKFLTTKPFNQRAAKNLLRTMWKFGSDLKIIDVGERLFQFKFTMESQLVWVLNNGPWSFNNYYLLLRRWEKGMNVSTIKFTHCPLWVQVWGLPFELFSEDVATDIGKGIGKVVKVDCKGVAVDQAKFLRFQVEVPLDKLLQWGSKIKGPNGEVVWVVFKYEMLISFCFCFCCGILGHEDKTCEKPRDREEQENQYVEWMKAGFRRLEEPNKNKNQNQSQRREAVPAGQTQAETV, translated from the coding sequence ATGGATCCGGATTTTATCGAAAGAATGCAGAGAATAAACCTCACAGCAGAGGAGAGTGAAATTATCCAAGTGTGTTCAAGGCAAAGGGAAAGATTACTAGAGGAATGTTCACTtagtttgtttggaaaattcCTAACAACAAAACCGTTCAATCAGAGAGCAGCGAAGAACTTGTTACGTACAATGTGGAAGTTTGGCTCTGACCTCAAAATCATCGATGTGGGAGAAAGGTTATTCCAATTCAAATTCACTATGGAAAGCCAACTGGTGTGGGTACTTAACAATGGGCCATGGAGCTTTAACAACTATTATCTACTACTTCGGCGATGGGAAAAGGGAATGAATGTGAGCACAATCAAGTTTACACACTGCCCGTTGTGGGTGCAAGTGTGGGGACTACCATTTGAATTGTTTAGTGAAGATGTAGCGACGGACATAGGAAAGGGGATTGGAAAGGTGGTCAAGGTGGATTGTAAGGGCGTTGCCGTAGACCAAGCAAAGTTCTTAAGATTCCAAGTAGAGGTGCCGTTGGACAAGCTACTCCAGTGGGGGAGCAAAATCAAAGGTCCTAATGGGGAAGTTGTATGGGTGGTTTTCAAATACGAAATGTTGATTAGCTTCTGCTTCTGCTTCTGCTGCGGAATTCTTGGGCATGAAGACAAAACTTGTGAGAAGCCACGAGATAGGGAGGAGCAGGAAAATCAATATGTGGAGTGGATGAAGGCGGGATTTCGGCGACTGGAGGAAccgaacaaaaacaaaaatcagaacCAATCACAGCGGAGAGAGGCGGTGCCGGCAGGACAGACACAAGCAGAAACAGTTTAA